The window GCCGGATCGTGCGCCGGCGTCACTTTGACCACGCCGGTGCCAAAGTCCTTTTCCACACGGTCGGATTGGATCACCGGCAACGCGCGATTCAAGATCGGCAGCATCACGGTCGCGCCGCGCAAATGCTGGTAACGCTCATCCGTGGGATTGACGGCCACGGCCGTATCGCCGAGCATGGTTTCTGGTCGCGTCGTGGCTACCACAAGCGCGTCGTTGACTGCCGACGGCTGTTCGTCGGCTCCACGGCGGTCACCGGCAACCAGTTTGTAAGCGATGTAATAGAGCTTGCCCTGCGTCTCCTGCTTCGGCGCTTCCAGGTCAGAGAGCGCTGTCATGCAACGTGGGCACCAGTTGACGATATAGCTGCCGCGATAAATCAAGCCCTCTTCGTAGAGCCGCACAAACGCCTCACGAACCGCGCGTGAAAGCCCCTCATCCAGCGTGAACCGCTCGCGCGACCAATCCACCGACGCCCCTTCGAGCCGCGTTTGTCGCTGAATCGTGCCACCCGAATGCTCCTTCCACTGCCAGACACGCGCTTCGAATGCCTCCCGTCCAAGCGCTTCGCGCGTTTGTCCTTCTTCAGCCAAGAGGCGTTCGACGACCACCTGCGTGGCAATGCCAGCGTGATCGGTGCCCGGCAACCACAGCGCCTTGTAGCCCTGCATCCGCCGCCAGCGCGTCAGCACGTCCATCAACGTGTGTTGCAGCGCATGTCCCATGTGCAGATAACCGGTCACATTCGGCGGCGGGATCACAATACAGTATGGCTGACCGTTGGGATTCACCTCCGGCTTGAAATAGCCGCGGCTCTCCCAAAGCGGATACCATTTCTGCTCAGCTTCCTGAGGATTGTAGACCTTGGGAATCTCCTGTTGAGTCATAGCGAGCATTCAGCCATCAGCACGCCGTTTCATCATCCGATGGCTGATGGCTGAAAAGTGATGGCTTGCGGTTTAGTTTGGTTTGGGATTCGTCTGCTGTTGCTGAGTCGGTTGCTGACCATCCTTTTGTTGATCCGGTTTCTTTTGATCAGGACTGCCCACCGTCACCCTTTGTTCACCGCGCGCGCCGCCTCTGGCGCCCGATGCTCTCGGGCCAACACCAACGACGGACGATTCAGCCGTTGTCACAGTTGATGGGCGCGTGTATTGCTCGGCCGCTGCCACCAGTTCGTCTGCCGTGAGGTCTTCTTTGAGCAGTATGCCTTGTTTGGGCACGCGCATGTCGGGATTAGCGATCAGGCCCATCACGAAGCCCAATGTCGAACCGAGCATCCCGCGGTCCGGCGGCGGCAATGCTACCGCTACTTCCACAGGCCCCGATTCGGGCACAGGTTTCCCCATCATCTCAATCATCGCCGCCGCCCGCTCGCGATACTTGCTGGTTGGATAGGAGCGCACCAATCGCGCCAAGTATTTGGCTGCCTCATCCGGCTCCTCTAGTTCAAACAGCACTTCGCCCAACCGGTAAAGTGTCTCGTCCATTTTGGTGTATTCCGGGTATTCTTCGGCAACTTCACGCAGCCGATTGCGAGCGCCTTTAAGCTGTTCACGCCGCATCTGCACGCGAGCGACTTCCATGTGATGCTCGGCCAGATGATTGCGAACTTCTCGGAGCCGCTGCTGGATTTCTTCCTTGTGATTTGTGTTGGGGTAACGCTGCAAGATGGCCAGCAAATTCTTCTCAGCTTTCTTGGCTGCCGTGACATCGCGATTGGGCGCCAGAATCTGACGCATGTCAATATAGGCTACGTGCAACAACGCATCATCGGCCAGCGGATGGGTCGGGAAGAAGTTGGCAAAGTCCTTATACTCGACCGCCGCCTGCGCCAGCGCCTCGCTTGTGCCTTCACGATAGAACGAATCGGCGATCATCAACTTGGCCATCGGCACATAAGGACTGTCCGGGTAGGTGGTGATCAACGTATTGAGTAACAGCCGACCCACGATGTATTTGTTACGCTCCAAATCTTTGGCCGCCTGTTGCAATAATTCACTGTCGCGCCGGGTCTCCTGACCGACCTGCTTTTTACCCCTGCCGCAGCCGGTCAGCGCCAACGCGCCGATGACGATCAGAATCGAGAGTTTCCACACGTTCATACCTGCTCTCCTACGGTTGCACCAATCCAACGCGCTTGCGCGCGATGGGCTAGTTCCAACATCTCATGAATCACGGCGGCTGGGTCCGGCGCTCCAAAAATAGCCGAGCCAGCCACGAGTATCTCGGCGCCGGCGGTGACGACCTGTTCCACATTGGCTGTTGAAATGCCGCCGTCAATTTCGATGCGTGTTTTCAGTTGACGGTCCTGAATCAAGCGATCCAGGCGCCGCACCTTGTACAAGCTGGCCGGAATAAACGTCTGCCCGGCAAAGCCCGGATTGACCGACATAATCAGTACGTAGTCGGCCAGCGGCAACACCTCTTCCACCGCGCTCAACGGTGTGGCCGGATTCAACACAGCGCCAGCCTGACAACCCAGCTCTCGAATGCGAGCCAGCGCGCGATGCAGGTGCACGGTCGCCTCCACGTGCACTGAGATCAAATTTGCGCCAGCCTTGACGAAATCTTCAATGTACCGCTCAGGCTCCACAATCATCAGGTGAACATCCAGCGGCAAATCCGTGACGCGCCGCACCGCCTCAACCACCAACGGGCCAACCGTGATGTTCGGCACAAACCGACCGTCCATGACATCCACGTGAATCAACGCAGCGCCCGCTCGCTCCACAAGCTGGACCTGTTCGCCTAATCGCGTGAAATCAGCGGATAAAATGGACGGCGCAATTTCAATCATCTTCATCAATCTCTACCAACGTGATTATTGAGGCGGCTTGCTTGATGGATGAGCCGGCCCAAGACTGACGCTGACGCGCAATGGTTGTCCCTGTCTGACGGGCATTCCCGCGCGCGGCCATTGCTCGACAATCGTGTTGATCGGAGCTGTCTCATGATAAACACGGCTCTTGACCTCAAGAGCCTCGAATCCTGCTCGCTGAGCCGTCTCTTCCGCCTGTGTCAGGCGCTGACCAACAAGATCAGGAACAATCACCACAGGCCGGCGCATGGATACATACAGAGCAGCCGTTGCACTCAGCATAAACGTCAACACCAATCCCACTAGGATCAGCACATCGCGGCCCAGCGGGAACACCACTTCCCGCCAATGGGATTGCATGTTTGTCCTTGCTATCATCAAGGCCAAGAGTCTATCACCTACGCCACAACGGTTTCAACTCGAATTTGGCTGTGACCAGCGACATAAGCCCGCCCCTCGGAGCGTTCGCCTAACCGACTACGATTTCAATTCGAGTTTGGCTGTGAGCGCCAGCGCATCCCTCAACAGTGAACCAACTTATGGATCGCTTGCGCCGTGTGATATGATACCGCCTCTTGAATAATCACCCATGCGTTCATGCGTGTGACGAACCATCAAATTACCCGTGTTACGCCGCACGAATGTGTGGCGACGGGCGGCTGATGGCCTGAGGGCCTCTGTTGTGCTGCATGAACGTGTGGCGACGGGTGGCTGATGGCCTGAGAGCAATAGCATTGTTAGTGGAGTTGGATAGAACGCCGATGAGGTGGGTGCGGCGGATTGGGTTGCTGATACCAGATGTGACGCATCGGGGGCTCATTGGCGAGCCGAGGGCACAGCCCGCATGGGGCGTGTGATGAAAATTAAAGAGTTTGGGTCTTAGAGCGGTTTGTGAATGAGTGTGCCTTGGGAGCGCACGTTTCCAGCATGGCATTTCCCCGCAGATGTGGGGCCCCCAGCTAAAGGCAACTGAAAATCGCTCGAGGGCCCGTATTTGAGGAGGCATCATGGTTGACAGAGCGCGTCGCGTTGCTATTGTTGATGGTTGTCGCACACCGTTCATCAAATCCGGTACGCTGCTGAAGGACTTCACGTCTTATGAGCTGGGGAAAATCGCTACCATCGAATTGCTCAACCGAACAGAATTGGATGTCAACGAAGTGGATGAAGTGATCTTCGGAACAGTGGTTCCCAGTATCAAAACCTCGAATGTAGCTCGCGAAATCGCCATTGATGCAGGCGTGCCGCCGCATGTGCCGGCTTTCTCCGTCGCGCGCGCCTGCGCTTCAGCCAATCAAGCGATCACCAGCGCCGCCGAAGCCATCCTAACAGGCCGTTGCCATACGGTCATCGCCGGCGGCACTGAGTCGCTCTCTGACCCACCGATCCTATTTTCCCGACGCATGCGTGAGGCATTTCAGCAAGCTGCCAAAGCAAAATCCTTTGGCGCGAAGCTTCGCGCCTTTGGCCATCTGAGGTTGCGCGACCTGGCACCGGAAGCGCCGGCGATTGCCGAACGCGTGACCGGTCTGACGATGGGTCAATCGGCTGAACGGATGGCCAAAGAAAACGGCATCTCACGCAAAGAGCAGGATGAATTTGCCTACCGCAGCCACAGAAACGCCGCTGCCGCCACCGACGACGGCCGACTCAAACAGGAAATCGTCCCAACATTTCTGCCACCGGATTTCACCACTGCTGTCACCGAAGACAACGGCATTCGCCGTGACACAACATTGGAAGCGCTCGCCGAACTCCCACCTGTATTCGATCGCCAGTATGGTTCGGTCACCGCCGGAAATGCTTCTCCACTGAGCGACGGCGCGTCGGCCTTGCTCATCATGTCACAGGAGAAAGCCAGGGCGCTCGGCTACAGGCCACTCGGTTACATTCGTTCGTATGCTTATGCGGCGCTCTCGCCGTGGGACCAATTGCTGATGGGGCCGGCTTACGCCGCGCCGATTGCACTAGACCGGGCTGGACTCTCGCTCAAGGACATGGACCTGATTGAAATGCACGAAGCGTTTTCCGCTCAGGTGCTCTCTAACATTCAAGCATTCCAGTCGCGCGCGTTTGCGCGGGAAAAACTTGGACGTGAAGAACCGCTTGGCGAAGTGGACCTGGAGAAACTGAACGTCTGCGGCGGCTCGATTGCCATCGGGCATCCATTCGGCGCCACCGGCGGACGTCTCACGATCACCATCCTGAACGAGCTGAAGCGCCGTGGCGGCCAATTCGGGTTAATTACCGTGTGTGCTGCCGGCGCATTGGGCTTTGCCATGGTCGTCGAACGCGAATGACGTTACGACCTCTCAGTCTTTTCTTTGCGTGCTTTGCGCCTTTGCGGTTATTCTGTAGTGCGTGGCGCCAAGCTGTGCTCAGTTGTGTTCGTCAGTATGAAAGGAGCTTTCATGCTATTGCTGGTTCTGTGGTGCGTGCTCGTGTGGGGCATTGCTGCTTCGCCGCGTCCTGCTCAGGATGAGGCTGCCTATGCAGCCGAGGTTGAGCAATGGCATCAACAGCGGATCAAGTCGCTCACCGGTGAGACGGGCTGGTTGAATCTGGCCGGCCTCTTCTGGTTGAAAGAAGGGCGCAGCAGTTTCGGCGCGGCCAAGACGAATACCATTGTTTTTCCGTCGGGGAAAGCGCCGGCGCGAATCGGCTGGTTTATTTTGAAGGATGGCGTTGTGAGCGTTCGGATTCGGCCCGGCATTGATGTTCGTTGCCAGGGAAAGCCTGTCAGGTTCATGACGCTGCGCAGCGATGCGGATGGGCAGCCAACGATCCTGACGCATGGATCATTGAGCTGGTTCGTTATCAAACGAGACAAGGAGTTTGCCATTCGGCTTCGTGATAGTCAGCATCCTCACCTCCGCGCGTTCAAAGGCATCGAGCGATTTCCTATCAATATCTCGTGGCGTATCGAGGCCAAATTCGAGCCATACGATCCGCCCAGGAAAATTCCTATACTGACCGTTTTGGGCACAACGACAAAGGAACCGTCTCCGGGCGCGCTCGTGTTTCAGTTGCAAGGTCGCACACATCGGCTCGACGTGATCGCCCGACCTGAGGATGAGCAATTGTTTGTGATGTTTGCCGACGAGACGAACGGCCAGGAGACGTACGGGGCCGGACGTTATCTCTACGTTGACAGGCCAGACAAAGACGGCACGGTGATCCTTGATTTCAACAAAGCCCACAATCCACCCTGCGCGTTCACGCCGTATGCGACCTGTCCGTTGCCGCCTGAGCAGAATCGCTTGCCGCTGAAGGTGACGGCTGGTGAAAAACAGTACGAAGGCCCCGCTCATTGACGTTGTGACGCAGAATCCGCATTTGATGGTCAACGGTCGGAGATTGGAATTTGCCTGGCATGGACCGGGGCCTGAGCAAGCGCCTACGCTCGTCTTTCTGCATGAGGGCTTAGGGTGCGTCGCGATGTGGCGCGACTTCCCGGCCAAGCTGGCAGCAATGACCGGCTGCGGTGCGTTTGTCTATAGTCGGTTCGGATATGGCCAATCGGAATCGTGCGCGTTGCCGCGTCCACTTACGTTCATGCATGAAGAAGGCTTGCGCGTGTTGCCTGAGGTGCTCGCCACTGCGGGGATTCGTCAGTGCGTGTTGATCGGGCATTCCGATGGCGGCTCGATTGCCATCATTTATGCTGGCGGCACACTGGCTGCGCCGCTCCGCGGCTTGATCTTGGAAGCGCCGCATCTATTTTGTGAATCACTGACGCGGCAGTCCATCGAGCGGGTCACTGCTCAGTATCATCAGGGCGAGCTGCGGCAGCGGCTGGAAAAATATCACGGCGCGAATACAGCCTGTGCATTTGAAGGGTGGAGCGGCGCGTGGTTGCATCCGGACTTCGTCTCCTGGAACATCGAGCACTACGTCGCGAAGATCAACGTGCCAATCCTGCTCATTCAAGGCGAGCAGGACGAATACGGAACAATAGCTCAGGTTGAGGCAATTGCGCGTCAGGCCCGCGCCGGCGTTGACGTGTTGCTGCTGCCCGATTGTGGACACGCGCCCCATCGAGATCAAGAAGCTGCAACGTTACAGGCCATGAGCGCTTTTGTCTCACGCATCATCGGGTGAACGCGCCCGATCGGTTGCCGGACAACAGCTCATCGGGTGAACGCGCCGATCAGTTGCCGGACGCGGGTGAACCATTTTAGAATCAGCCGCCACGCCCATCATGAAACGAGGAGGTCGAAACGGTGAGACGTTTAACCAGTAGACGCTTGCTTATCGCATGGCTCATCGCGCCGGTGTTGACGTTGGCGCAGTCGGGCCAGCAACAGCCGGAACCGCTACCCGGTGAAGAAGGCATTCAATCGGCCATGCGACGCGGCTTGACGCCAGCCGTGGATGCGCCACCACGTAAAGAAGGACTGGGTCCGTATAAGCGACTCGTTATACGCGGCGGCACGCTCATTGATGGAACCGGCGCGCCGCCTGTTGGGCCGGTTGACATCGTCATCGAAGGCGACCGCATCGCCGAGATTCGCAGCGTCGGCGTTCCCAAAATGCCGATCCGCCCAGAACGACGCCCAGCCGCCGGCGACTACGAACTGGATGCGTCGGGCATGTACATTCTGCCGGGTTTCATTGATGCACATGCTCACATTGCCACGCCGATGCATGGTGCCGTCGGTAAGATGTTGCCTTCGGAGTATGTCTTCAAGCTCTGGCTGGCGCACGGCATTACTACGGTGCGCGAGGTCGGCTCCGGCAATGGTCTGAGATGGACACTGGCTCACAAGAAAAAGAGTGAAGCCAACGAAATCACCGCGCCGCGCATTGAGGCGTATGCCACATTCGCCTATGCAGAACGTGGCAAAGGATTGGCTACGCCTGAACTGGCG is drawn from Blastocatellia bacterium and contains these coding sequences:
- the bamD gene encoding outer membrane protein assembly factor BamD, with the translated sequence MNVWKLSILIVIGALALTGCGRGKKQVGQETRRDSELLQQAAKDLERNKYIVGRLLLNTLITTYPDSPYVPMAKLMIADSFYREGTSEALAQAAVEYKDFANFFPTHPLADDALLHVAYIDMRQILAPNRDVTAAKKAEKNLLAILQRYPNTNHKEEIQQRLREVRNHLAEHHMEVARVQMRREQLKGARNRLREVAEEYPEYTKMDETLYRLGEVLFELEEPDEAAKYLARLVRSYPTSKYRERAAAMIEMMGKPVPESGPVEVAVALPPPDRGMLGSTLGFVMGLIANPDMRVPKQGILLKEDLTADELVAAAEQYTRPSTVTTAESSVVGVGPRASGARGGARGEQRVTVGSPDQKKPDQQKDGQQPTQQQQTNPKPN
- the rpe gene encoding ribulose-phosphate 3-epimerase, translating into MKMIEIAPSILSADFTRLGEQVQLVERAGAALIHVDVMDGRFVPNITVGPLVVEAVRRVTDLPLDVHLMIVEPERYIEDFVKAGANLISVHVEATVHLHRALARIRELGCQAGAVLNPATPLSAVEEVLPLADYVLIMSVNPGFAGQTFIPASLYKVRRLDRLIQDRQLKTRIEIDGGISTANVEQVVTAGAEILVAGSAIFGAPDPAAVIHEMLELAHRAQARWIGATVGEQV
- a CDS encoding PASTA domain-containing protein encodes the protein MQSHWREVVFPLGRDVLILVGLVLTFMLSATAALYVSMRRPVVIVPDLVGQRLTQAEETAQRAGFEALEVKSRVYHETAPINTIVEQWPRAGMPVRQGQPLRVSVSLGPAHPSSKPPQ
- the fadI gene encoding acetyl-CoA C-acyltransferase FadI, translating into MVDRARRVAIVDGCRTPFIKSGTLLKDFTSYELGKIATIELLNRTELDVNEVDEVIFGTVVPSIKTSNVAREIAIDAGVPPHVPAFSVARACASANQAITSAAEAILTGRCHTVIAGGTESLSDPPILFSRRMREAFQQAAKAKSFGAKLRAFGHLRLRDLAPEAPAIAERVTGLTMGQSAERMAKENGISRKEQDEFAYRSHRNAAAATDDGRLKQEIVPTFLPPDFTTAVTEDNGIRRDTTLEALAELPPVFDRQYGSVTAGNASPLSDGASALLIMSQEKARALGYRPLGYIRSYAYAALSPWDQLLMGPAYAAPIALDRAGLSLKDMDLIEMHEAFSAQVLSNIQAFQSRAFAREKLGREEPLGEVDLEKLNVCGGSIAIGHPFGATGGRLTITILNELKRRGGQFGLITVCAAGALGFAMVVERE
- a CDS encoding DUF1684 domain-containing protein, translated to MLLLVLWCVLVWGIAASPRPAQDEAAYAAEVEQWHQQRIKSLTGETGWLNLAGLFWLKEGRSSFGAAKTNTIVFPSGKAPARIGWFILKDGVVSVRIRPGIDVRCQGKPVRFMTLRSDADGQPTILTHGSLSWFVIKRDKEFAIRLRDSQHPHLRAFKGIERFPINISWRIEAKFEPYDPPRKIPILTVLGTTTKEPSPGALVFQLQGRTHRLDVIARPEDEQLFVMFADETNGQETYGAGRYLYVDRPDKDGTVILDFNKAHNPPCAFTPYATCPLPPEQNRLPLKVTAGEKQYEGPAH
- a CDS encoding alpha/beta hydrolase; protein product: MKNSTKAPLIDVVTQNPHLMVNGRRLEFAWHGPGPEQAPTLVFLHEGLGCVAMWRDFPAKLAAMTGCGAFVYSRFGYGQSESCALPRPLTFMHEEGLRVLPEVLATAGIRQCVLIGHSDGGSIAIIYAGGTLAAPLRGLILEAPHLFCESLTRQSIERVTAQYHQGELRQRLEKYHGANTACAFEGWSGAWLHPDFVSWNIEHYVAKINVPILLIQGEQDEYGTIAQVEAIARQARAGVDVLLLPDCGHAPHRDQEAATLQAMSAFVSRIIG